Proteins from one Prevotella sp. E2-28 genomic window:
- a CDS encoding glycosyltransferase family 2 protein produces MNDKDKEIAILMATYNGEKFLAEQIDSLLQQTYQVWHLYIHDDGSKDNTVSIIKDYITSYPDKITLLEYETQGGACMNFLSLLERVEAPYYMFCDQDDVWLPDKIELSMQAMETIRQRHIQCPIIIFTDMFVVDENLSIIHNSYWKYSKIYPQYIRSFNDCAATAAVSGCTMLFNHQAKECCAPAGPKVFMHDCWVCICTLKKNGILHYIEKPLNYYRQHGGNCMGAGENTSKMGLYYRITHIRSRYIRNKAQLSMLNLLGYGSVFKYILYKIKYQQRIKSGRY; encoded by the coding sequence ATGAACGATAAAGATAAAGAAATAGCCATTCTGATGGCAACCTATAATGGAGAGAAGTTTCTTGCAGAGCAAATCGATTCCCTACTACAGCAAACCTACCAGGTATGGCATCTTTATATACATGACGATGGGTCAAAAGACAATACAGTAAGTATTATCAAAGATTATATAACCTCGTATCCAGATAAGATTACTCTGTTAGAATATGAGACGCAAGGAGGAGCTTGCATGAACTTTCTTAGCCTGTTAGAAAGGGTCGAAGCCCCTTACTATATGTTCTGCGATCAAGACGATGTTTGGTTACCAGATAAGATTGAGTTATCGATGCAAGCAATGGAAACAATTCGCCAACGACATATCCAATGCCCTATTATCATATTCACTGATATGTTTGTGGTTGACGAAAATCTTTCAATAATACACAACTCGTACTGGAAATACTCAAAAATATACCCACAGTATATTAGAAGTTTTAATGATTGTGCCGCAACTGCTGCCGTCTCAGGCTGTACAATGCTTTTTAACCATCAAGCAAAAGAATGTTGCGCACCAGCAGGGCCAAAAGTCTTTATGCACGACTGTTGGGTTTGTATTTGTACATTAAAAAAGAATGGCATTTTGCATTATATTGAAAAGCCACTCAATTATTATCGACAACATGGTGGCAACTGTATGGGGGCTGGCGAGAACACATCTAAAATGGGGCTTTACTATAGAATCACTCACATACGATCGCGGTATATTCGTAACAAAGCACAGCTATCTATGCTTAATCTATTAGGGTATGGCTCCGTTTTTAAATATATATTGTATAAAATAAAATATCAACAACGAATAAAATCGGGTAGATATTAA
- a CDS encoding lipopolysaccharide biosynthesis protein: MDFQALNNTTNKRSALLIKNVIASFIIKGWSAVIVLLMVPLTLKMLGVYCNGVWLTISSVLIWLDLMDIGLGNGLRNAVANYIAKGEHEKVRQAVSSTYFMLLIIVIPIVLILYSIIWGFDMYAAIGVNKDMVPNLNTILAVAVSFASATFILKSVGNFYMGLQLPAVNNLIVCLGQTLALILTFAAYIIGIRSLLCVVTINTMTPLLIWAACIPYTYKKRYPQYCPGIKYINTRMAYSLCSTGMQFFVLQICGVILFMTTNIIISKLFSPAEVTPYQVAYRYFHLTFVVFSTICMPFWNATTDAFARNDIDWLRKSDRKLNLLMVGAIIALVVMVFLSDFVYRIWVGTDIIISKDLSVCVAVYMLILILSQRYSYILNGLGVLRIQLIFTTIATASFLPLAWYVCKTYESVTGLVWVMCIVNTPGLIANYWKYHSVINKTK, translated from the coding sequence ATGGATTTTCAAGCATTAAACAACACAACCAATAAAAGGTCGGCTCTTCTGATCAAGAATGTGATCGCATCCTTTATCATTAAAGGATGGTCGGCTGTCATTGTACTTTTAATGGTTCCTTTGACTCTGAAAATGCTTGGGGTATACTGTAATGGTGTCTGGCTCACCATCAGTAGCGTGTTGATATGGCTCGATCTAATGGATATTGGACTTGGAAACGGTCTTCGAAATGCTGTTGCCAACTACATTGCCAAAGGAGAGCATGAGAAAGTCAGACAGGCCGTTTCGTCCACCTATTTCATGCTTCTGATTATCGTGATACCTATCGTACTGATACTCTATAGCATCATCTGGGGATTCGACATGTATGCAGCCATTGGTGTCAACAAAGATATGGTGCCAAACCTAAATACGATTCTGGCTGTTGCTGTTTCTTTCGCATCTGCTACTTTTATATTGAAATCGGTGGGCAATTTCTATATGGGCTTGCAACTTCCTGCAGTTAACAATCTGATTGTATGCCTAGGACAGACATTGGCACTGATACTCACTTTTGCGGCCTATATCATTGGTATTCGTTCCCTTCTTTGCGTAGTGACAATCAACACAATGACCCCACTTCTCATATGGGCCGCTTGCATACCCTATACATATAAAAAGAGGTATCCCCAATACTGCCCTGGCATCAAATATATCAATACGAGAATGGCCTATAGTCTCTGCTCTACAGGTATGCAATTCTTTGTTCTTCAAATATGCGGAGTCATTCTGTTTATGACGACTAATATAATTATAAGCAAATTGTTTTCTCCTGCAGAAGTAACGCCATATCAAGTCGCATATCGTTATTTCCACCTTACATTTGTTGTGTTTAGCACTATTTGCATGCCTTTCTGGAATGCCACAACAGATGCTTTTGCCCGCAACGACATTGATTGGCTGCGTAAATCTGACAGAAAACTGAATCTCTTGATGGTTGGTGCTATCATAGCATTGGTCGTAATGGTTTTTCTTTCCGATTTTGTGTATCGGATATGGGTCGGAACGGATATCATAATTTCAAAAGATTTGTCAGTTTGCGTTGCTGTATATATGCTTATTCTTATTCTAAGCCAACGCTACTCATATATTTTGAATGGTCTTGGCGTTTTAAGAATTCAGCTCATCTTTACAACAATAGCCACAGCATCTTTCCTTCCACTTGCATGGTATGTATGCAAAACATATGAATCTGTGACTGGTTTAGTCTGGGTCATGTGCATAGTCAACACACCTGGACTCATTGCCAATTATTGGAAATATCATTCTGTGATAAACAAAACAAAGTAA
- a CDS encoding glycosyltransferase: MTVIIILNWNGAGDTIDCLRSLFKAEGDFFVVIADNGSSDYSTEEIVDYLHHNGVHYSVLQYGEKLATKPQRGDVILYSLNENLGFARGNNEVLRLLFHIGTFDYYLLLNNDTVVDATFLSRLSDFARIHPEADAMTPLICYYSDPQKIWNAGGRQFWGFRKYFFAKRDKSQLQLSGYKKVTFLTGCALFFTPSILMPDGSLLTERFFFGEEDFELCLRMNAAKKNMACVYDSVIYHKVSMSVTNMPSIGRIYIYYLNRFIDMRLHISKVKYACWSRLYSVYVIVLLRKKGITSWRESEHFVKLILRQSVLKDSVTATDFLKAQQCSSVAELKKMQFL; encoded by the coding sequence ATGACAGTTATTATTATATTGAATTGGAATGGAGCAGGTGACACTATAGATTGCTTGCGGTCTTTGTTCAAGGCTGAGGGCGATTTTTTTGTAGTTATTGCTGATAATGGTTCTTCAGATTATTCAACAGAAGAGATAGTTGATTACCTACATCATAATGGTGTGCACTATTCTGTATTGCAGTATGGTGAGAAATTGGCCACGAAGCCTCAACGAGGTGATGTTATCCTATATTCGTTGAATGAGAACTTAGGATTTGCACGGGGCAATAATGAAGTTCTTAGGTTGCTGTTTCATATTGGAACTTTTGATTATTATTTGCTGTTAAATAACGATACGGTTGTAGATGCAACGTTCCTTTCTCGGTTGAGTGATTTCGCAAGAATTCATCCAGAGGCAGATGCGATGACTCCTTTGATTTGTTATTATTCTGACCCACAAAAGATATGGAATGCAGGAGGCCGGCAGTTTTGGGGATTCCGTAAATATTTCTTTGCCAAAAGAGATAAAAGCCAATTACAATTGTCAGGGTATAAGAAAGTGACCTTTCTCACAGGATGTGCATTGTTCTTTACTCCATCAATTCTTATGCCAGATGGGAGTTTGTTGACAGAACGCTTCTTTTTTGGAGAAGAAGATTTTGAATTATGTCTTCGTATGAATGCTGCAAAAAAAAATATGGCGTGTGTATATGATTCTGTGATATATCATAAGGTGAGTATGTCAGTGACCAATATGCCATCTATAGGTCGTATATATATATACTATTTGAATCGCTTTATTGATATGCGTCTCCACATTTCAAAAGTGAAGTATGCCTGTTGGTCACGATTGTATTCTGTCTATGTAATAGTGTTGTTGAGGAAGAAAGGAATCACATCATGGAGAGAGTCAGAACATTTTGTGAAATTGATTCTAAGACAAAGTGTATTGAAAGACAGTGTCACTGCAACCGATTTCCTTAAAGCTCAGCAGTGTTCTTCGGTTGCAGAATTAAAGAAGATGCAGTTCTTATGA
- a CDS encoding EpsG family protein → MAFSLIEEDIRRSDVFIVVSLIGMVMIIVAGSRGVYDTPDSDNYEILYYSVNSLDDDIREPSMVYLSYYLNSLGFGINAFFFAYAAMSIPLRLTAILKLSPLPILTLAIYISYFYQLHDLMQIRCAVASALFLFALYFRAQKKWWKALFFILIGMLFHYSAFAGIVILFFSNKELNAWQRIVLASLVPLCLMFYFFGFDYSYFIPDELGGDRLAAYREMKDKGKEDDMTFVFYKHPVFLLNVVLYYGCLIYYNTLARNYKYMPIMLKTLAFAFFCMLTLNTLSGVLASRLYEYFAIVSIFLWTATIYIFRPLNYGKILICVVIFIQCMANIFIYTLGWYTNHMK, encoded by the coding sequence ATGGCTTTTTCTCTTATAGAAGAAGACATCAGAAGGAGTGATGTATTTATAGTTGTAAGTCTGATTGGCATGGTAATGATTATCGTAGCCGGTTCGAGGGGCGTTTATGACACCCCAGATTCTGACAACTACGAAATCTTATATTATAGCGTTAATTCATTAGACGATGACATTCGTGAGCCTTCAATGGTTTACCTTTCGTACTACTTAAATTCACTCGGATTTGGGATTAATGCCTTCTTTTTCGCCTACGCAGCAATGTCGATTCCTCTCAGACTGACTGCTATTCTCAAGCTCTCACCACTGCCCATTCTTACACTGGCCATCTACATTTCATATTTCTATCAACTGCACGACCTGATGCAAATAAGATGTGCCGTGGCATCAGCTCTTTTTCTGTTTGCCCTGTACTTCCGGGCACAGAAGAAATGGTGGAAAGCGTTATTCTTCATACTCATTGGAATGCTATTTCACTACTCCGCTTTTGCAGGAATCGTCATTCTTTTTTTCAGCAACAAGGAATTAAATGCATGGCAACGCATTGTCTTAGCCTCTTTGGTCCCACTCTGCCTGATGTTCTACTTCTTCGGTTTCGACTACTCTTACTTCATTCCCGATGAATTGGGCGGAGACCGTCTCGCTGCATACAGAGAAATGAAAGACAAGGGTAAAGAAGATGACATGACATTTGTATTTTACAAACATCCCGTTTTCCTGCTCAACGTAGTACTCTATTACGGCTGTCTGATATACTACAATACGCTAGCGAGAAACTATAAGTATATGCCCATTATGCTCAAGACTTTGGCTTTTGCGTTCTTCTGTATGCTTACCTTGAATACACTTAGCGGTGTGCTGGCTAGCCGACTGTACGAGTACTTTGCCATTGTGTCCATTTTCCTATGGACTGCAACTATCTATATTTTCCGACCATTGAACTACGGAAAAATTCTCATCTGTGTCGTCATTTTCATACAATGTATGGCCAATATCTTTATCTATACTCTAGGCTGGTATACTAACCATATGAAATGA
- a CDS encoding SLBB domain-containing protein: MKKYLFLLGMMLMTSSMSMMAQSTMTDEQIIKFVTKEQKAGSTQQEIAIKLVQRGVTTDQIKRVQTKVERLKKNQGLGATGKEFEDGSDPRMRKNNGNTRKDDNASSQKLKDKNPRRIALEEEEAENTDLRAGALKQELDIFMPDSFDLYDQKVIRDYLKAKDEYEKKSQKKIFGHDLFQRDELTFEPSMNIATPQNYVLGPGDAVMIDIYGASQKTENLTVSPDGYVVVEGFGPIQVAGLTVEQAQRKVRQQLGGRYSSSQIMLTVGQTRTITVNVMGEVKTPGSFTLSAFATVFHALYMAGGPSDIGTLRNIKVYRNNRLVTTVDVYDYILNGNLKGNVRLADNDVITVGTYDCMVNVGGKVKRPMYYEMKRDESMKSLLNYAGDFASDAYRKSVRVIRKAGSQMSVFNVNEFDMSSFKMADGDSVLVDSVLNRYQNMVEVKGAVFRPGMYQLGEQINSVKTLMENCEGVTEEAFTAHAVMHRMKKDRTLEVVPVDLAGIMEGTVADIMLQNEDVLFVPTRQDIHEERTITIHGEVQYPGIYRYADNETLEDFVLQAGGLKETAAMVNVFVSRRVINPKATEADSILGHSFNFSLKDGFVIDGEAGFHLQPFDEVFVRKSPGYKEQQNVSVDGEVQFSGDYSLTKQNERLSDLIKKAGGVTSIAYVAGARLERKMNEAERIRYEESVKMQKQQQEATMMEQALKSGRSVSEIKAATSTSQEKLRIPETYYVGIELDKALANPGSDEDIVLREGDRLVVPGMTSTVKISGEVMYPNTVGYVAGQKAKYYINQAGGYGTNAKKKKAYIIYMNGDVAKIKSGTKVRPGCEIVVPQKSISRMTTAETVTLGTGIASIATMIATLANILTK; encoded by the coding sequence ATGAAAAAATACTTATTCCTTTTAGGAATGATGCTGATGACCAGCAGTATGTCGATGATGGCACAATCGACCATGACCGACGAGCAGATCATTAAATTCGTAACAAAAGAACAAAAGGCAGGCTCCACACAGCAGGAGATTGCCATAAAACTGGTGCAACGTGGTGTCACCACCGACCAGATTAAGCGTGTACAGACCAAAGTGGAGCGTCTAAAGAAGAATCAGGGACTGGGTGCCACAGGCAAAGAGTTCGAAGACGGATCCGACCCACGCATGCGCAAGAATAACGGCAATACGAGGAAAGACGACAATGCATCGAGCCAGAAGCTGAAGGACAAGAACCCACGACGCATTGCCTTAGAGGAAGAGGAAGCCGAGAATACAGACCTAAGAGCAGGTGCATTAAAACAGGAACTGGATATCTTCATGCCCGACTCCTTTGACCTGTATGATCAGAAGGTAATCAGAGACTATCTGAAAGCAAAGGATGAATACGAAAAGAAATCACAGAAGAAAATCTTTGGCCATGACCTGTTTCAAAGGGATGAACTGACCTTCGAGCCATCCATGAACATCGCGACACCACAAAACTACGTACTGGGGCCTGGCGATGCTGTGATGATTGACATCTACGGTGCCTCGCAAAAAACCGAGAATCTGACAGTATCACCCGATGGTTACGTGGTTGTAGAGGGCTTCGGTCCCATTCAAGTTGCAGGATTGACCGTAGAGCAGGCACAGCGCAAAGTGCGTCAGCAATTAGGGGGGCGTTACAGCAGTTCACAGATTATGTTGACCGTTGGCCAGACACGTACCATTACGGTTAACGTGATGGGTGAGGTCAAAACTCCTGGCTCGTTCACCTTATCAGCTTTCGCTACCGTATTCCATGCCCTTTATATGGCTGGCGGCCCCAGCGATATCGGAACACTGAGAAACATCAAAGTGTATAGAAACAACCGACTTGTGACCACCGTCGACGTGTACGACTACATTCTGAATGGAAATCTGAAAGGCAACGTACGCCTGGCCGACAATGACGTGATTACTGTAGGCACCTACGACTGCATGGTAAACGTAGGTGGTAAGGTAAAACGCCCCATGTATTACGAGATGAAGCGCGACGAAAGCATGAAGTCTCTACTCAATTATGCCGGCGACTTTGCCAGTGATGCTTATCGTAAGTCAGTACGTGTTATTCGTAAGGCGGGCTCACAGATGTCTGTATTCAACGTGAACGAGTTTGACATGAGTTCATTTAAGATGGCCGATGGCGACTCTGTATTGGTAGACTCTGTACTGAATCGTTATCAGAACATGGTAGAGGTAAAAGGTGCTGTTTTCCGTCCAGGCATGTATCAGTTGGGCGAACAGATAAACAGCGTGAAGACGCTGATGGAAAACTGCGAAGGCGTCACAGAAGAAGCCTTTACCGCCCATGCCGTGATGCACCGCATGAAGAAAGACCGCACACTAGAAGTGGTGCCTGTAGATTTGGCTGGCATCATGGAGGGAACAGTAGCCGACATCATGCTGCAGAACGAAGACGTGCTGTTTGTGCCCACCCGTCAGGACATACACGAAGAACGTACCATCACCATCCACGGCGAGGTGCAGTATCCTGGCATTTATCGCTATGCCGACAACGAGACTTTGGAGGACTTTGTATTACAGGCTGGCGGACTGAAAGAGACGGCTGCCATGGTGAATGTATTTGTATCACGCCGCGTTATTAACCCCAAGGCCACTGAGGCCGACTCTATCCTGGGACACTCATTCAACTTCTCTCTAAAAGACGGCTTCGTCATTGATGGCGAAGCAGGTTTCCATCTGCAGCCTTTCGACGAGGTATTTGTGCGTAAGAGTCCAGGTTATAAGGAGCAGCAAAACGTGAGTGTAGACGGTGAGGTGCAGTTCAGCGGCGACTACTCATTGACAAAACAGAACGAGCGCTTGAGCGACCTCATCAAGAAGGCTGGCGGCGTTACAAGCATCGCCTATGTGGCTGGTGCCCGGTTGGAGCGAAAAATGAATGAGGCTGAACGTATTCGCTATGAGGAATCTGTGAAAATGCAGAAACAGCAGCAGGAAGCCACAATGATGGAGCAGGCCCTGAAGAGCGGACGCTCAGTAAGCGAAATCAAAGCTGCCACATCAACATCACAGGAAAAGTTGCGCATCCCCGAGACCTACTACGTAGGTATCGAGTTAGACAAGGCGCTAGCCAACCCTGGTTCCGATGAAGATATCGTACTCCGTGAAGGCGACCGATTAGTGGTGCCTGGTATGACTAGTACCGTAAAGATTAGTGGTGAAGTGATGTATCCTAACACCGTAGGCTATGTGGCTGGCCAAAAAGCAAAATACTATATCAATCAGGCCGGTGGCTATGGCACAAATGCCAAGAAGAAGAAAGCTTACATTATCTATATGAATGGTGACGTGGCAAAAATCAAGAGCGGTACAAAGGTACGCCCTGGTTGCGAGATTGTGGTACCCCAAAAATCCATTAGCCGTATGACCACGGCCGAGACGGTAACTTTGGGTACAGGTATCGCCTCTATCGCCACCATGATTGCTACGCTGGCGAATATCCTGACGAAGTAA
- a CDS encoding chain-length determining protein, giving the protein MAENNNTGVIDLQQILQTIWKQRRLFAKVLPTVFIVSCLYIICIPRTYSTDMKLAPEISNGMSGGTLGDIASSLGFNLNDMQTSDAITPLLYPDLMDDNKFVAELAGIQVESLDGEIKCNYHDYLKDYQKKPWWGDVTDWIKSLLPKGEDEDEVMAAKGLENSPYLLTKDEDKLLEAVRNNISLRVDKKTGIITINTKAQDALICKTLADSACARLQTFITDYRTKKACVDEKHYKQLMEEAKASYEKARRAYSGYADSHSEVVLESYRSKLNDLENEMQLRYNTYTTMTAQYQAAQAKVQERTPAFTMLKGATVPIKPTGPKRMLFVVGMLVFATILTSLYVTIKK; this is encoded by the coding sequence ATGGCTGAGAATAATAATACAGGGGTTATTGACCTGCAACAAATACTGCAGACGATTTGGAAACAGAGAAGACTGTTCGCAAAAGTGCTGCCAACAGTTTTCATTGTATCGTGCCTATATATCATCTGTATTCCACGGACCTACAGCACCGATATGAAACTGGCACCGGAGATTAGTAACGGCATGTCGGGAGGTACACTGGGCGACATCGCATCGTCATTAGGATTCAACCTGAACGACATGCAGACCAGTGACGCCATCACTCCCCTGCTCTACCCCGACCTCATGGATGACAACAAGTTCGTGGCAGAACTGGCAGGCATCCAGGTGGAGAGCCTGGACGGAGAGATTAAGTGCAACTACCACGACTACCTGAAGGACTACCAGAAGAAGCCTTGGTGGGGCGACGTCACCGACTGGATCAAGAGTCTGCTTCCCAAAGGCGAGGATGAAGACGAGGTCATGGCGGCAAAAGGACTCGAGAACAGTCCCTACCTGCTGACGAAGGATGAAGACAAACTATTGGAAGCTGTCAGAAATAACATCTCGCTGAGAGTGGACAAGAAAACGGGTATCATCACTATCAACACAAAAGCACAGGATGCCCTTATTTGTAAGACGTTGGCTGACAGCGCTTGCGCCCGTCTGCAGACCTTTATCACGGACTATCGTACAAAGAAGGCATGCGTGGACGAGAAACACTACAAACAATTGATGGAGGAGGCCAAGGCCAGCTATGAGAAGGCCCGCCGTGCTTATTCGGGCTATGCAGACTCCCACAGCGAGGTGGTGCTGGAGAGTTATCGCTCGAAATTGAATGACCTGGAGAACGAGATGCAGCTGAGATACAACACTTACACCACCATGACAGCCCAATATCAGGCTGCCCAGGCCAAGGTTCAGGAACGCACACCGGCTTTCACCATGCTGAAAGGTGCCACGGTGCCCATCAAGCCGACAGGCCCGAAACGTATGCTTTTCGTGGTGGGAATGCTTGTTTTTGCCACTATCCTGACTTCGCTCTACGTGACTATCAAAAAATAA